The Enterobacter huaxiensis sequence TATGACTGATATCAGCCGTACTCAGGCGTGGCTCGAAAGTTTGCGCCCTAAAACACTTCCTCTGGCATTCGCTGCGATTATTGTTGGCACCGCCCTCGCCTGGTGGCAGGGTTATTTCGATCCGCTGGTCGCCGGGCTGGCGCTTATCACCGCGGGCCTGCTGCAAATTCTCTCCAACCTCGCGAACGACTATGGCGATGCAGTCAAAGGCAGCGACAAGCCCGACCGCATCGGGCCGCTGCGTGGAATGCAAAAAGGGGTGATTACCCAGGCGCAGATGAAGCGCGCGCTGATCATTACCGTGGTGCTGATCTGCCTGTCCGGCCTGGCGCTGGTCTCTGTTGCCTCTAAAACGCCGAGTGATTTTATTGGCTTTATGGTGCTGGGCCTGCTCGCCATTGTTGCGGCCATCACCTACACCGTCGGCACGCGCCCGTATGGTTATATCGGCCTTGGTGATATTTCCGTGCTGGTGTTCTTCGGCTGGCTGAGCGTGATGGGGAGCTGGTATTTACAGGCCCATACGGTCATCCCTGCCCTGTTCCTGCCCGCCACCGCCTGCGGCCTGCTGGCGACTGCCGTCCTGAACATCAACAACCTGCGCGATATCGACAGCGACCGCGAAAACGGCAAGAACACGCTGGCCGTACGCCTCGGGCCCGTCAACGCGCGTCGTTACCACGCCTGCCTGCTGGTGGGCGCGCTGGTCTGCCTGGCGCTGTTTAACCTGATCTCGCTGCACAGCCTGTGGGGCTGGCTGTTTGTTCTCGCCGCTCCGCTGCTGGTAAAACAGGCGCGCTTTGTGATGCGTGAACTGAGCCCGGCCGCGATGCCGCCGATGCTGGAACGAACCGTAAAAGGCGCCCTGCTGACTAACCTGTTGTTCGTCATCGGAATTGTCCTGAGCCAGACGCTGAGTTAACTGACAAATATCAATTAACAATTGATGATTTTGCCAACAACGCATTTCGCACGATATACTGAACACATTCGCAGCAATAGAGCGTTAAACCTATGAAATACGATACCTCCGAGCTTTGTGACATCTACCAGGAAGATGTCAACGTCGTTGAACCGCTGTTCTCCAACTTTGGTGGACGGTCGTCGTTTGGCGGACAAATCATCACGGTGAAATGTTTCGAGGATAACGGGTTGCTGTACGATCTGCTCGAACAGAACGGCCGTGGCCGCGTTCTGGTGATCGACGGCGGCGGTTCCGTGCGCCGTGCATTGATTGATGCTGAACTGGCCGGAATTGCCGTTCAGAATGAGTGGGAAGGCATCGTGGTTTACGGTTCCGTGCGCCAGGTGGACGATCTTGAAGACCTGGATATCGGGATTCAGGCTATTGCCGCCATTCCGGTAGGGGCAGCAGGTGAAGGCATAGGTGAAAGCGACGTGCGCGTGAATTTCGGCGGCGTGACCTTCTTCTCCGGCGACCATCTTTACGCCGACAATACCGGTATTATCCTTTCCGAGGATGCGCTGGATATCGAGTAGCAAACCAGTAAGCGTGAACCATAAAAAAACCGCCATCAGCAATGTGGCGGTTTTTTTGTCCCTCGGGATTCGCGGCCCGTTGGGAATTAGACTTCTTCCATACGTCCCAGCAGCGCCTGCAGGCGATCCTGCCAACCGTTCTGCTGTTCGCGCAGGTGGTTGTTTTCGCGCTCCAGTTCTTCGCGGCCGTTCTGAGCGTTCTGAACTTCCTGTGCCAGGGAGTTGTTCTTCTCTTTCAGCTCTTCAATTTCCATCTGCAGCAGGGTGATGGTGTCGATCGCCTGCTGTACTTTCGATTCCAGTTTCTCAAACACTTCTAAAGACATGATGCTACCTCTCCTGAATTGCAAGGCGACGCTTTAACGTAAACGCGCACGACATATACCGTCGATTGTATGGAGCGCGGCGCTCCGTGTCCAGCGACACGCCGCGCAGATCGCGGTTTGCAACACTTTTAGGTCTGGTCCTGGTGTGTTCGCGTCATATACCCCTAAATTGTTAACTCTTTAGTTAATGAAATGATTCAGCTCACATTCCACCGTTGATGCAAAAACGCGCTTTATGGCGCGAAAACGCTCATTTTATTGACACAGACCACACATTTTGATTTCGATATTTCTCGTTTTTGCTCGTTAACGATAAATTAACACTATGTCTACAGGGCATCGTGGTTGTCACGGGCGACCGCGCTAACAATAAACATTCAATTTTCTTCAGGATTCCGATTATGAGTCAGACATCAACCTTAAAAGGCCAGTGCATTGCCGAGTTCCTTGGTACCGGGTTGTTGATATTCTTCGGAGTGGGCTGTGTCGCAGCACTGAAAGTGGCGGGTGCCAGTTTTGGTCAGTGGGAAATCAGTATTATCTGGGGTCTGGGCGTGGCGATGGCCATCTACCTGACTGCAGGGGTTTCCGGTGCACATCTTAACCCGGCGGTGACCATCGCGCTGTGGCTGTTCGCGTGCTTCGACAAACGCAAAGTGGTTCCTTTCATCATTTCTCAGTTTGCCGGCGCGTTTTGCGCAGCGGCGCTAGTTTACGGGCTTTATTACAATCTTTTCATCGACTTCGAACAGACGCATCATATGGTGCGTGGTAGTGTCGAAAGTCTGGATCTGGCGGGCATCTTCTCAACCTATCCGAACCCGCATATCAATTTTGTGCAGGCGTTCGCAGTTGAAATGGTGATTACCGCTATCCTGATGGGCGTCATTATGGCGCTGGGCGATGACGGCAACGGCATTCCGCGTGGCCCGCTGGCACCGCTGCTGATTGGCCTGCTGATTGCGGTTATCGGTGCATCAATGGGTCCACTGACGGGCTTTGCGATGAACCCGGCGCGTGACCTGGGGCCAAAAACCTTCGCCTTCTTCGCTGGATGGGGCGACGTTGCCTTCACCGGTGGCAAAGATATTCCTTACTTCCTGGTTCCGCTGTTCGGGCCAATCGTAGGGGCGGCGCTGGGCGCATTCGGCTATCGCAAATTAATTGGTCGCCATTTACCGTGCGACACCTGTGTGGAAGACGAGAAAGAATCCACGTCTGCCACACAACAAAAAGCTTCGCTGTAATCTGACTACGGGACACATACCATGACCGAAAAAAAATATATCGTTGCGCTCGACCAGGGCACGACCAGCTCCCGCGCTGTCGTAATGGATCATGACGCGAACATCGTCAGCGTGTCACAGCGCGAATTCGAACAAATTTATCCTCGTCCAGGCTGGGTAGAGCACGACCCAATGGAGATCTGGGCATCACAAAGCTCCACGCTGGTCGAAGTGCTGGCAAAAGCCGATATCAGCTCCGACGAAATTGCCGCCATCGGTATCACTAACCAGCGTGAAACCACCGTGGTCTGGGAGCGCGAAACCGGTAAGCCAATTTATAACGCCATCGTCTGGCAGTGCCGTCGTACCGCAGAAATCTGCGAAAAGCTGAAGCGCGACGGCATGGAAGATTACATCCGTAGCACCACCGGCCTGGTGATTGACCCGTATTTCTCCGGCACCAAGGTGAAGTGGATCCTCGACCACGTGGAAGGCTCACGCGAGCGCGCACGACGCGGCGAGCTGCTGTTCGGTACCGTCGATACCTGGCTTATCTGGAAGATGACTCAGGGACGCGTGCACGTTACCGACTACACCAACGCCTCGCGCACCATGCTGTTCAACATCAACACCCTGGAGTGGGATGACAAGATGCTGGACGCGCTGGACATCCCGCGCGCGATGCTGCCAGACGTGCGTAAATCTTCGGAAGTGTACGGCCAGACCAACATTGGGGGGAAAGGCGGTACGCGTATTCCTATCGCCGGTATTGCCGGTGACCAGCAGGCGGCGCTGTTCGGCCAGCTGTGCGTTAAGGAAGGGATGGCGAAGAACACCTACGGCACCGGCTGCTTTATGCTGATGAACACCGGCGAGAAAGCGGTGAAATCAGAAAACGGCCTGCTGACCACCATCGCCTGCGGACCGCGCGGCGAAGTCAACTACGCTCTTGAAGGCGCGGTGTTTATGGCCGGTGCGTCCATTCAGTGGCTGCGTGACGAGATGAAGCTGATAAGCGATGCATTCGATTCCGAGTACTTCGCGACCAAGGTGAAAGACACCAACGGCGTGTACGTGGTGCCTGCGTTCACCGGTCTGGGCGCGCCGTACTGGGATCCGTATGCGCGCGGCGCGATTTTCGGCCTGACGCGCGGTGTGAACTCTAACCACATTATTCGCGCCACCCTGGAATCCATCGCCTACCAGACGCGCGACGTGCTGGAAGCGATGCAGGCAGACTCCGGCATTCGTCTCCATGCCCTGCGCGTGGACGGCGGTGCGGTAGCGAATAACTTCCTGATGCAGTTCCAGTCCGACATTCTGGGCACCCGCGTAGAGCGCCCTGAAGTGCGTGAAGTGACGGCGCTTGGCGCGGCGTACCTGGCAGGTCTGGCGGTCGGCTTCTGGCAGAACCTGGACGAGCTGCAGGAAAAAGCGGTGATCGAACGCGAGTTCCGCCCTGGCATCGAAACCACCGAGCGTAACTACCGCTACAGCGGCTGGAAAAAAGCGGTGAAACGTGCCCTGGCGTGGGAAGAGCACGAAGAGTAATTGTCCTTAATTCCCTCTCCCCTGGGGAGAGGGTTAGGGTGAGGGGCTCCGACCGCACCGGTCCCCTCACCCCTCCCCACTCTGTGATAAACTTCGTGCAATTCCCTTTGATTGCACGAGTACCTCATGAAACGTGAACTTGCTATCGAGTTTTCCCGCGTCACCGAAGCTGCCGCCCTCGCAGGCTATAAGTGGCTTGGCCGTGGCGACAAAAATACCGCCGACGGTGCAGCCGTCCATGCCATGCGCATTGTGCTTAACCAGGTCAATATCGACGGTACTATCGTGATCGGCGAAGGCGAGATCGACGAAGCGCCGATGCTCTACATCGGTGAAAAAGTCGGTACCGGTAAAGGCGATGCCGTGGATATCGCGGTCGACCCGATCGAAGGCACCCGCATGACGGCGATGGGCCAGGCCAACGCGCTGGCGGTGCTGGCCGTGGGCGATAAAGGCTGCTTCCTCAACGCGCCGGACATGTACATGGAAAAGCTGATCGTCGGCCCCGGCGCGAAAGGCGCTATCGACCTTAGCCTGCCGCTGGAGGAGAACCTGAACAACATCGCTAACGCGCTGGGTAAACCGCTCTGCGCGCTGACCGTCACCATACTGGCGAAACCACGCCACGATGCCACCATCGCGCAGATGCAAAAGCTCGGCGTCCGCGTGTTTGCTATCCCGGATGGCGACGTTGCCGCCTCGATTCTGACCTGCATGCCGGACAGCGAAGTGGACGTGCTTTACGGTATCGGCGGCGCGCCGGAAGGTGTGGTCTCTGCAGCGGTGATCCGCGCCCTGGACGGCGACATGCAGGCGCGCCTGCTGGCGCGTCACGACGTTAAAGGCGACAGCGAAGAGAACCGTCGCATCGGCGAAAACGAGCTTGCACGCTGCGCAGCAATGGGTATTGAGGCCAATAAAGTCCTCGCGCTTAACGACATGGCGCGCAGCGATAACGTGGTCTTCTCGGCGACCGGCATCACCAAAGGCGACCTGCTGGACGGTATCACCCGCAAGGGCAACATGGCGACCACCGAAACGCTGCTGATCCGCGGTAAATCACGCACCATTCGCCGCATCCAGTCGATCCACTATCTCGATCGCAAAGACCCGGACGTACAGGCGCACATTCTGTAAAACCGTTTGATCGATTGAGCTTTCCGGCCCGAACGGGCTGGAAATCGTGACAACAAGTACGGAAGATAGAGCAGAGAAACAGCACAGGAGAAGATCATGGCGGACTGGGTAACAGGTAAAGTCACAAAGGTACAGTTCTGGACCGATGCGCTATTTAGTCTCACCGTCCATGCCCCCATCCACCCGTTTACGGCCGGACAGTTCGCGAAGCTGGGGCTGGATGTCGACGGCGAACGCGTGCAGCGCGCGTACTCATACGTCAACGCGCCGGATAACCCGGACCTCGAGTTCTATCTGGTCACCGTCCCGGACGGCAAGCTCAGCCCGCGCCTTGCGGCACTGAAGCCGGGCGACGATGTACAGATTGTAAGTGAAGCGGCCGGTTTCTTTGTGCTGGACGAAATTCCGGACTGCGACACCCTCTGGATGCTGGCAACCGGCACCGCCATCGGCCCTTATCTTTCCATTTTGCAGTATGGCAAAGACCTTGAGCGCTTTAAAAACATCGTGCTGGTTCACGCCGCGCGCTACGCCGCAGATTTAAGCTACCTCCCGCAGATGCAGGCGCTGGAACAGCAGTATGGCGGGAAGCTGAAAATTCAGACCGTGGTCAGCCGCGAAACGGCGGCGGGTTCACTGACGGGACGCGTGCCGGCGTTGATTGAAAGCGGTGCTCTGGAAGCAGCGGTTGGCCTGCCGATGAACACCGAGACCAGCCACGTCATGCTGTGCGGCAACCCGCAGATGGTTCGCGACACGCAGCAGCTTCTGAAGGACACCCGGCAGATGACGAAACACCTTCGCCGCCGGCCGGGTCATATGACGGCTGAACACTACTGGTGATCAGCGGTACTTCACCTCAAGGGTATCTTTGCCGTATTTGTTTTCGCTCTGGGTGCCGATAAACGCGCCCAGATCGACAACCATCATCACGAAGATAATGCTCGGCACCATCCTGCCAACGACCCACGGCAGGATGGACGGCAGCACTGACCAGTTTCCTGCCACCAGCATCCACGCCAGAATAATCAGAAAGGCCCACGCGCCGGAGCGGCCGCGATCGTGCAGACGCTTTACCACCACGGCTGCGGTTGGCCACAGCAGGCAGACCAGCGCAAATGCCGCCGTTTGTGTGCTCAACCATGCGTTGTAGGCGACAAAAAACAGGAGCAGCATGGCGACGATCCACGTCACCATCCAGACCCAGAAATCACGGCGTCCAATACGCCCTTTGAATGAAAACAGCCACTGCTGTATGGTCATGTAAGGTTCCTTATTCTTGTTTAGCGCGCATTTTACCCTGGAGTTGTGACCTTTTGACAAGCCGACCAGATATCGTTTTAATCATGAGCAGTTACGGCCAGGGACAACATTGATGAAATTTTCGGCACACTCTCTTTTCCTCTGCTTTGCGATGCTTAGCGCCAGCGTTTCCCTGCACGCCGCCGAAACCACCGCCCCGGCGACCGCACCCTATCTCCTGGCGGGCGCGCCGTCGTTCGATCAGTCCATCAGCCAGTTCCGGGAAGCCTTCAACAAAGACAACCCGACGCTGCCGCTGGATGAATTCCGCGCCATTGATAGCGCGCGCGATACGCCGACGCTAACCCGCGCCGCGAGCAAGATTAACGAAAATTTATACGCCTCGACCGCGCTGGAGCGCGGTACGCTAAAAATCAAAAGTATGCAGCTCACCTGGCTCCCTATTCAGGGGCCTGAGCAGAAGGCCGCTAAAGCGAAAGCGCTGGAATACATGAGCGCCGTTTTGCGCGCCTTTACCCCCGCGCTGACCAAAGCACAAAGCCAACAGAAGCTGCAAAAGCTTCTGGCCGCCGGCAAAAACAAGCGCTACTACGCCGATACAGAAGGTGCCGTACGCTATGTCGTCGCGGATAACGGTGAAAAGGGACTGACCTTCGCTGTTGAACCGATTAAGCTGGCACTATCTGACTCACTCGGAGGGGCGAATTAATGACAAAAAGCAAAGCCTTTCGAGGGAAAATCTCTATACTGATTCACAGACCATGCTGCCCATAAGGGTGGCCATATTCCTTAATTCGCTTATTTAGCGTGGAGAATTGAAATGCGACATCCTTTAGTGATGGGTAACTGGAAACTGAACGGCAGCCGCCACATGGTAAACGAACTGGTTGCGAACCTGCGTAAAGAGCTGGCTGGCGTGACCGGCTGTGCGGTTTCTATCGCTCCGCCGGATATGTACCTGGACCTGGCTAAACGCGCCGCTGACGGCAGCCACATCGTGCTGGGCGCGCAGAACGTTGACGTTAACCTGTCTGGCGCATTCACCGGTGAAACCTCTGCTGAAATGCTGAAAGATATCGGCGCGAAATACATCATCATCGGCCACTCTGAGCGTCGCACTTACCACAAAGAATCCGACGAGTTCATCGCGAAGAAATTTGCCGTGCTGAAAGAGCAGGGTCTGACTCCGGTTCTGTGCATCGGTGAAACCGAAGCGGAAAACGAAGCGGGCAAAACCGAAGAAGTGTGTGCACGTCAGATCGACGCCGTGCTGAAAACTCAGGGCGCAGCAGCGTTCGAAGGCGCAGTTATCGCTTATGAGCCAGTCTGGGCGATCGGTACCGGCAAATCTGCAACCCCTGCGCAGGCTCAGGCGGTTCACAAATTCATCCGCGATCACATCGCTAAAGCAGACGCGAAAGTGGCTGAACAAGTGATCATCCAGTACGGCGGTTCCGTAAACGCAGCGAACGCTGCTGAGCTGTTTACCCAGCCGGACATCGACGGCGCGCTGGTTGGCGGTGCATCCCTGAAAGCTGACGCTTTCGCGGTGATCGTTAAAGCAGCAGAAGCGGCTAAGCAGGCGTAATTGCCTCTGTGGCGGGTGGCGCTTGCGCTTACCCGCCCTACGGTTCTGTAGGCCCGGTAAGCGTCAGCGCCACCGGGCTTTTTTACAGCTGTCCCAGTAGGTTAAACCACAGATAATCCAGCGGCAGGAGCACAAGATACGTTGCTATGGCCAGCGCCAGACAGAGCAGCATCCCCGCCTTTGCAGGCACCTTCCCTAAGCCCATCGCCACCACAATCGGCGACGCCTGATACGGCAGCAGCGGCGTGGAATAACCCAGCACCTGAATCATGATCACCGACAGCAGCGGGAAGCCGGTGGCGTCCGAGAAGCTCTGCGCCAGCGTCGTATAGAGCGCCGGAACGCCGTTAGCGGTCATGATAAAGTTGAGCGCCGTGGTGATCCCCGTCAGCGCCAGGAAGCTGGTGAACGGCCTGTCCGCATCCAGCGGCATGATCTGCAGTAAAGCCTCACCCACCGCCGTTCCGATACCGGTTTGCGTCACGGTAATCGCCAGCCCAAGAATACCCGCGACGTAAATGCAGGTGCGCATATTCACGCCCGTGGAAAACTCCTCTCCGGTGATAAAGCCAATGCGCGGCAGCATGACGATGATCGACGCCGCCAGCCCCGTCCACGCCGGTCCAACGCCGTGCCAGCTCTCAGTGACCCACATCACCAGCACCGCCGCCAGCAGCCAGGCGAGGCGTTTTTCGTCGCGTCCCATCGGTCCAGACGGTGCCAAATCTTTTGCCGGTTTGGGGCTGCCGGGGAAAAGCCAGCAGATCAGGCCAATCAAAATCAGCCCCTTGAGAATTCCCAGCACCGGCGTGTGCAGCAGCAGATACGGCACATAGTTCAGGTGAATACCGTACGAGCCTTCCGCCGCGCCGCTCATGACCAGATTCGGGACGTTAGCAGGCAGGATGGTTGCCGAGAGCTGGAAGGTGCCGAACCCGACGGCCAGCGCCAGGCCAAACCAGGCGCGGGACCCGTCGGGAATGCTGGCACGCCTGGCCATTGCCGCGACAATCGGCATCAGAAGCGCAATGCGACCCATGTTTGACGGCATCACAAACGCCAGGGCGTAGCTGAGCAGCACCACGCTGGCGACCATTAATAACCAGGAGTCGGTGAGCTTCGCCGATAGCGCCCGCGCGGCCCTGTCGGCGAGGCCGGTTTTGCGGATCGCCACGCCCAGCACAAAACCGCTGAACACCAGCCAGAAGGCCGATGAGGCAAATCCGCCAAAAATCACCTCCGGCGGGGCAATTTTGGCGACCATCGCCGCCGTGAAGAACAGCAGCGCGGTAAGAAACTCCGGCAGCAGCGACGTCGCCCACAGCACGATGGTGGCGCCAATAATCAATGAGGGCAGCAGCAGAGGATGCGTTAACCAGAGCGACATACCTGTCTCCTGTAGAATTTTTCAGCAAGTCTACGGCGACAGGCAGGACGAGTAAACGCTATTTATGGTGGGGTTACTTCAGGATATCGCATTGATGATCCTGCAGTTCCTCAGCGGAAGCGCGGTTTAGCATAAGCAGATTACGTTCGGTCGCTAAAAGAACAAATGAGCCGTCTGACTGCTGCGCCATCGCCAGCGCGAAGCGCCCCATATGGTCACGCGCTTCCGGCAGCTCTTCGGCCAGCATCATAAACGGGCTGCGCTGCACCAGCTCGTTCTCCGTCACGCGACGGGCAAGATACTCATGCCCTTCCAGCCCGCCGGGGAACGGCAGCCACTGGGTGCTGATTTGCCCCTGAGCCGCGTTAAGCTTCTCGCGCACGTCCGGACGCAGGCAGGAGATATGAATATGGAAATGGTTTTGCGTGCGGCCGGTTGGGGAGTTGATGGTCAGCGAGACCGCGCTGTCAGGCACCTCAGAACCGCGCTTCATGCTCATAAAGCTGCGCGACTGCCACGCCAGCCAGAAGAAGTTCGGCGTGTAAGCTTCGGTCAGAAGCGGGCTTTCGGTACCGTTGATGCGGTACGTGGGCATCAGCAAATACTGCAGCGGCCCGTTGCGGTCTTTAAATACCACGTAGCCAGCGTCGGTTTTCACCTGCGCACAGGGCGCCGGGCTGCGGTTTTGCTGCTGGTTCGGCACGCACTGATCCAGAACGATATGCCGCAACGCGTTCGGGTTACCCGCTTTCATCCAGTACAGGCCGCCAGCGGCGAGGGCAATGATAACCAGGATGGCTAAGATAATTTTTTTCACAACGCGTTCCCTGTTTTCGATAGAGGCGAAAGAGTAACGCAAAATGATGACCAAATAAAAAACCCGGCGGATTTCTCACGCCGGGTCACCGTGTCGTTCTTTAAGAAACGCTTAGCGCTTGCTGATCTGGTCGAACGTACCGCCGTTAGAGAAGTGCTCTTTCTGCGCCTTCGTCCAGCCGCCGAACTCGTCGTCAATGGTGAAGAGCTTCAGTTTCGGGAATTCGCCGTCGTATTTTTTCGCCACAGCCGGGTCGCGCGGACGGTAGAAGTTCTTCGCCGCAATTTCCTGGCCTTCCGGCGAGTAGAGATACTTCAGGTACGCTTCCGCCACCGCTTTGGTGTCTTTTTTCTCGACGACTTTATCAACCACAGAAACGGTCGGCTCGGCGAGGATAGATTCACTTGGGGTGACGATCTCAAACTTATCTTTACCCAGCTCGTTGGTCGCCAGCAGGGCTTCGTTTTCCCAGGCGATCAGCACGTCGCCAATGCCGCGCTCAACGAAGGTATTGGTTGCGCCGCGCGCGCCGGAATCCAGCACTTCGACGTTTTTAAACAGGGATTTGACGAACTCCTGGGCTTTAGCCTGGTCGCCGTTGTTGTGGTGCAGCGCGTAGCCCCAGGCCGCCAGGTAGTTCCAGCGCGCGCCGCCGGAGCTTTTCGGGTTCGGGGTAATCACGGATACGCCCGGTTTGATCAGATCGTTCCAGTCCTTAATCTGCTTCGGGTTGCCTTTACGCACCAGGAAGACGATGGTCGAGGTATAAGGCGCGGAGTTGTCCGGCAGGCGTTTGATCCAGTTTTTATCGATACGGCCGCGTTCAGCAATAGCATCCACGTCATAGGCCAGCGCCAGGGTAACCACGTCGGCTTCAATGCCGTTAATCACGGACGTGGCCTGTTTGCCCGAGCCACCGTGAGACTGACGAATCACCACGTTATCGCCGGTTTCCTGCTTGTAGTGCGCCGCGAAGGCTTTGTTGTATTGATCGTACAGCTCACGCGTCGGGTCGTACGACACGTTAAGTAACTGGATGTCCTTAGCCAGAACGCTGGTCGATGCCAGCAATAATGTTAAACCCACGCCCCATTTATTCATCGCCCAGCTCTCTTATGTAGTGTTTTGATGAATGCAGCGTGCCAGAAAGAGAACCAATGATTAAAGAATAAAAAAAGATTGGCTATAACGAAGGAGAATATAAGAAGTGGATAAGCGGCCTGATGCCCTCACCCCAACCCTCTCCCACGGGAGAGGGCGCAACCATAAAAAACGGTAACCCAAGGGTTACCGTTTTGCATTTACCTTGCCGCCACCCGGCACAATACAGACGCCGATCAGTACAGTTTTTTCGCGCAGTCCAGCCAGTCACCTTTGAACGGACGCTTCATGCTTTCAATCGCGTCGATGATGTCATGGTGAACCAGTTTTTCGTTCTGAATACCCACGCAGCGACCGCCGTGACCCTGCAGCAGCAGATCGATAGCGTACGCACCCATACGGGATGCCAGAATACGGTCGTAAGGACCAGGGGAACCGCCGCGCTGGATGTGGCCCAGTACGGTTGCGCGAGTTTCGCGTTTGGTTTCGGTTTCGATGTATTTCGCCAGCTCGTCCACGTCGCAGATGTGCTCGGTGATGGCAACGATAGCGTGTTTCTTGCCTTTCGCGATACCGGCTTTGATTTCATTCACCAGATCTTCACGGCTGAATTCGACTTCTGGCACCACGATGAACTCGCAGCCGCCCG is a genomic window containing:
- a CDS encoding DUF805 domain-containing protein, yielding MTIQQWLFSFKGRIGRRDFWVWMVTWIVAMLLLFFVAYNAWLSTQTAAFALVCLLWPTAAVVVKRLHDRGRSGAWAFLIILAWMLVAGNWSVLPSILPWVVGRMVPSIIFVMMVVDLGAFIGTQSENKYGKDTLEVKYR
- the glpK gene encoding glycerol kinase GlpK is translated as MTEKKYIVALDQGTTSSRAVVMDHDANIVSVSQREFEQIYPRPGWVEHDPMEIWASQSSTLVEVLAKADISSDEIAAIGITNQRETTVVWERETGKPIYNAIVWQCRRTAEICEKLKRDGMEDYIRSTTGLVIDPYFSGTKVKWILDHVEGSRERARRGELLFGTVDTWLIWKMTQGRVHVTDYTNASRTMLFNINTLEWDDKMLDALDIPRAMLPDVRKSSEVYGQTNIGGKGGTRIPIAGIAGDQQAALFGQLCVKEGMAKNTYGTGCFMLMNTGEKAVKSENGLLTTIACGPRGEVNYALEGAVFMAGASIQWLRDEMKLISDAFDSEYFATKVKDTNGVYVVPAFTGLGAPYWDPYARGAIFGLTRGVNSNHIIRATLESIAYQTRDVLEAMQADSGIRLHALRVDGGAVANNFLMQFQSDILGTRVERPEVREVTALGAAYLAGLAVGFWQNLDELQEKAVIEREFRPGIETTERNYRYSGWKKAVKRALAWEEHEE
- the rraA gene encoding ribonuclease E activity regulator RraA, which gives rise to MKYDTSELCDIYQEDVNVVEPLFSNFGGRSSFGGQIITVKCFEDNGLLYDLLEQNGRGRVLVIDGGGSVRRALIDAELAGIAVQNEWEGIVVYGSVRQVDDLEDLDIGIQAIAAIPVGAAGEGIGESDVRVNFGGVTFFSGDHLYADNTGIILSEDALDIE
- the tpiA gene encoding triose-phosphate isomerase, which produces MRHPLVMGNWKLNGSRHMVNELVANLRKELAGVTGCAVSIAPPDMYLDLAKRAADGSHIVLGAQNVDVNLSGAFTGETSAEMLKDIGAKYIIIGHSERRTYHKESDEFIAKKFAVLKEQGLTPVLCIGETEAENEAGKTEEVCARQIDAVLKTQGAAAFEGAVIAYEPVWAIGTGKSATPAQAQAVHKFIRDHIAKADAKVAEQVIIQYGGSVNAANAAELFTQPDIDGALVGGASLKADAFAVIVKAAEAAKQA
- the zapB gene encoding septal ring assembly protein ZapB, with the translated sequence MSLEVFEKLESKVQQAIDTITLLQMEIEELKEKNNSLAQEVQNAQNGREELERENNHLREQQNGWQDRLQALLGRMEEV
- a CDS encoding MIP/aquaporin family protein, with amino-acid sequence MSQTSTLKGQCIAEFLGTGLLIFFGVGCVAALKVAGASFGQWEISIIWGLGVAMAIYLTAGVSGAHLNPAVTIALWLFACFDKRKVVPFIISQFAGAFCAAALVYGLYYNLFIDFEQTHHMVRGSVESLDLAGIFSTYPNPHINFVQAFAVEMVITAILMGVIMALGDDGNGIPRGPLAPLLIGLLIAVIGASMGPLTGFAMNPARDLGPKTFAFFAGWGDVAFTGGKDIPYFLVPLFGPIVGAALGAFGYRKLIGRHLPCDTCVEDEKESTSATQQKASL
- the glpX gene encoding class II fructose-bisphosphatase: MKRELAIEFSRVTEAAALAGYKWLGRGDKNTADGAAVHAMRIVLNQVNIDGTIVIGEGEIDEAPMLYIGEKVGTGKGDAVDIAVDPIEGTRMTAMGQANALAVLAVGDKGCFLNAPDMYMEKLIVGPGAKGAIDLSLPLEENLNNIANALGKPLCALTVTILAKPRHDATIAQMQKLGVRVFAIPDGDVAASILTCMPDSEVDVLYGIGGAPEGVVSAAVIRALDGDMQARLLARHDVKGDSEENRRIGENELARCAAMGIEANKVLALNDMARSDNVVFSATGITKGDLLDGITRKGNMATTETLLIRGKSRTIRRIQSIHYLDRKDPDVQAHIL
- the fpr gene encoding ferredoxin--NADP(+) reductase, with product MADWVTGKVTKVQFWTDALFSLTVHAPIHPFTAGQFAKLGLDVDGERVQRAYSYVNAPDNPDLEFYLVTVPDGKLSPRLAALKPGDDVQIVSEAAGFFVLDEIPDCDTLWMLATGTAIGPYLSILQYGKDLERFKNIVLVHAARYAADLSYLPQMQALEQQYGGKLKIQTVVSRETAAGSLTGRVPALIESGALEAAVGLPMNTETSHVMLCGNPQMVRDTQQLLKDTRQMTKHLRRRPGHMTAEHYW
- the menA gene encoding 1,4-dihydroxy-2-naphthoate polyprenyltransferase; this translates as MTMTDISRTQAWLESLRPKTLPLAFAAIIVGTALAWWQGYFDPLVAGLALITAGLLQILSNLANDYGDAVKGSDKPDRIGPLRGMQKGVITQAQMKRALIITVVLICLSGLALVSVASKTPSDFIGFMVLGLLAIVAAITYTVGTRPYGYIGLGDISVLVFFGWLSVMGSWYLQAHTVIPALFLPATACGLLATAVLNINNLRDIDSDRENGKNTLAVRLGPVNARRYHACLLVGALVCLALFNLISLHSLWGWLFVLAAPLLVKQARFVMRELSPAAMPPMLERTVKGALLTNLLFVIGIVLSQTLS
- a CDS encoding DUF1454 family protein; this encodes MKFSAHSLFLCFAMLSASVSLHAAETTAPATAPYLLAGAPSFDQSISQFREAFNKDNPTLPLDEFRAIDSARDTPTLTRAASKINENLYASTALERGTLKIKSMQLTWLPIQGPEQKAAKAKALEYMSAVLRAFTPALTKAQSQQKLQKLLAAGKNKRYYADTEGAVRYVVADNGEKGLTFAVEPIKLALSDSLGGAN